The Nitrosospira lacus genome window below encodes:
- the smc gene encoding chromosome segregation protein SMC, which yields MRLSHIKLAGFKSFVDPTEIPVPGDLVGVVGPNGCGKSNVIDAVRWVLGESRASALRGESMQDVIFNGSASRKPVGRASVELMFDNSLGKAAGQWSSYAEICIKRVLQRDGESTYHINNIHVRRRDIADIFLGTGLGGRGYAIIEQGMISRIIEAKPEELRVFLEEAAGISKYRERRRETESRLADTRENLLRMSDICQELQKQLLHLEEQARVACQFKDMTARLHLAQNLLWRARKQEAAMQRTAAEKESQSLQTALEFETANLRDAEKRLEDKRAQHYAIGDNLHEAQGELYAANAEVAHIEQQIRHLRENHQRMEQQIGMVRSQLEHHEKQAEDAGDSLNHWHGELERARLAREAGKQKAEMENEKLPRADSVFRLCREKLAETQRNLLLVEQAGQLEGSHRAHAEKTFEQLEMRRTKLMVERGALPQPNAEELSHLHGETESTATGLKQKQEVLAQTENLLLAANEVQRELARKVQALEQQITQAEARFNALQRLQHRLEGSQGLNAWLVKHQLDSVPRLWQGIQIEKGWEDALEAVLRERLNSAWLERLEAAHDWVDDSPPGKWALFECPRLPVRSEQAIDMVEDREGWIPLHRYLTCDNAGIKPVLDEWLSGIFVIEGVRDGLSQRTKLSPGETLVTREGHIFTHHSLTYYAPDSQLHGVLVRQREMAQIKIETDALRAILSDEGYALEAAQEDCRELESSVSRLRYDAGQLQQEHHNAQIQALKLTELVERANQRRSQIDSELAEIDHQAVVETARVRVAETKLAEYRIQIEVLREQVKSEQLAAEAAEQLLNAQRQLAQNAVKEVQETIFHEKTCQNKIHEVENSVQRINENTVELRDNLEKLQNDQSGFDETPLNNRLQEWLSLREQRERKLAAVRNILEGASNDLRGIEQERLTAEQKLHPLRESINNARLKEQEARITENQFSAQLKEVGANEEELMQMLGKMRPSSLQADINGLNIELAALGAVNLGALEELQSAQARKTYLDSQSQDLKEAVETLENAIRRIDRETRERLLETVDKVNGHLNELFPTMFGGGQAKLILKGEEILDSGVQIFAQPPGKKNSSIHLLSGGEKALSALALVFSLFQLNPAPFCLLDEVDAPLDDSNTERFCNLVKKMSRHTQFVFISHNKITMEMAQQLIGVTMQEQGVSRVVAVEIEEAVRLSDAAMAT from the coding sequence TTGCGTCTCTCTCATATCAAGCTCGCCGGTTTTAAATCCTTTGTTGATCCCACAGAAATTCCCGTTCCCGGGGATCTGGTCGGGGTTGTGGGCCCAAATGGATGCGGAAAATCCAATGTAATCGATGCAGTGCGCTGGGTTCTGGGCGAATCGCGGGCATCCGCATTACGCGGCGAATCCATGCAAGACGTTATTTTCAACGGTTCCGCCAGTCGTAAACCGGTCGGACGCGCAAGCGTGGAGCTGATGTTTGACAATAGTCTCGGCAAGGCGGCGGGGCAGTGGTCGAGCTATGCGGAGATTTGTATCAAGCGTGTGTTACAGCGGGATGGCGAGTCAACTTACCATATCAATAACATTCATGTACGCCGCCGTGACATTGCCGATATTTTTCTCGGTACCGGCTTAGGCGGGCGTGGCTACGCCATAATCGAGCAGGGCATGATCTCTCGCATTATTGAGGCAAAGCCCGAGGAGTTGCGTGTATTTCTTGAAGAGGCGGCAGGGATATCAAAATACCGCGAGCGTCGCCGCGAAACGGAATCGCGTCTGGCAGATACGCGCGAAAACCTTTTGCGGATGAGCGATATTTGCCAGGAACTGCAAAAGCAGTTGCTGCATCTGGAGGAGCAGGCAAGGGTTGCCTGCCAGTTCAAAGATATGACGGCCCGGCTGCACCTGGCGCAGAATCTATTGTGGCGGGCTCGCAAGCAGGAAGCCGCCATGCAGCGTACCGCCGCTGAAAAAGAGTCCCAGTCTCTGCAAACGGCCCTCGAATTCGAAACCGCGAACCTGCGCGACGCGGAAAAGCGCCTGGAAGACAAGCGTGCTCAGCATTATGCCATCGGTGACAACCTGCATGAGGCGCAGGGCGAGCTTTACGCTGCCAACGCAGAAGTTGCTCATATCGAACAGCAGATACGGCATTTGCGCGAGAATCATCAGCGAATGGAACAACAGATCGGTATGGTCAGGAGCCAGCTTGAGCATCATGAAAAGCAAGCGGAGGATGCGGGTGACAGCTTAAATCATTGGCATGGAGAGCTTGAACGCGCACGCCTGGCTCGCGAGGCCGGCAAGCAAAAAGCCGAGATGGAGAATGAGAAATTGCCGCGGGCGGATTCCGTTTTTCGCTTGTGCCGGGAAAAACTGGCAGAAACTCAGCGTAACCTGCTTCTGGTGGAACAGGCCGGGCAATTGGAAGGAAGCCATCGTGCTCATGCCGAAAAGACCTTCGAGCAGCTTGAAATGCGCCGCACGAAACTAATGGTGGAGCGAGGCGCCCTGCCCCAGCCAAATGCCGAAGAGTTATCTCATTTACACGGGGAGACGGAAAGTACCGCAACCGGCCTGAAACAGAAACAGGAAGTGCTCGCACAAACCGAAAACCTGTTGCTGGCCGCGAACGAGGTCCAGCGTGAATTGGCGCGGAAAGTACAGGCGTTGGAGCAACAGATTACTCAGGCGGAAGCCCGCTTCAACGCCTTGCAGCGCCTACAGCATCGGCTCGAGGGCAGCCAGGGATTAAATGCATGGCTTGTCAAGCATCAACTGGATTCGGTGCCGCGTTTATGGCAGGGCATCCAGATCGAGAAAGGGTGGGAAGACGCGCTCGAAGCGGTGCTGCGCGAGCGCCTTAACAGTGCATGGCTAGAACGATTGGAGGCGGCGCATGACTGGGTCGATGATTCGCCTCCCGGGAAGTGGGCGTTATTTGAGTGCCCGAGATTGCCGGTACGGAGCGAGCAGGCAATCGACATGGTGGAGGACAGGGAAGGCTGGATACCGCTACACCGATATCTGACTTGCGACAATGCGGGAATAAAACCTGTATTGGATGAATGGTTAAGCGGGATATTTGTGATAGAAGGGGTGCGGGACGGCCTTTCGCAACGAACGAAACTGTCTCCCGGTGAAACGCTGGTCACTCGCGAGGGTCATATTTTTACGCATCACAGCCTTACTTATTATGCGCCCGATTCCCAATTACATGGGGTGTTGGTGCGGCAGCGGGAGATGGCTCAGATTAAAATCGAAACAGACGCGCTGAGGGCCATCCTCTCCGACGAGGGATACGCCCTGGAGGCCGCGCAAGAAGATTGCCGGGAACTGGAATCATCTGTTTCGCGCCTACGTTATGATGCTGGGCAACTTCAGCAAGAGCATCATAATGCGCAAATACAGGCATTGAAGCTTACTGAGCTAGTCGAGCGTGCCAACCAGCGCCGGAGTCAAATCGATAGCGAACTGGCGGAAATCGATCACCAGGCGGTCGTGGAAACCGCCCGGGTGCGGGTTGCCGAAACAAAGCTGGCGGAATATCGAATCCAGATTGAAGTTCTGCGGGAGCAGGTGAAAAGCGAACAGCTGGCGGCGGAAGCGGCGGAGCAGCTTCTAAACGCCCAGCGCCAGCTCGCGCAGAATGCGGTGAAGGAAGTACAGGAAACCATCTTTCATGAAAAAACCTGCCAGAATAAAATTCACGAGGTAGAGAATTCTGTCCAACGCATCAACGAGAATACCGTTGAGCTCAGGGACAATCTGGAAAAATTGCAGAATGATCAAAGCGGTTTTGACGAAACCCCGCTGAATAATCGCCTCCAGGAATGGTTGTCATTGAGAGAACAGCGGGAGCGGAAACTGGCAGCGGTACGTAATATCCTGGAAGGCGCGTCCAATGATTTGCGCGGAATAGAGCAAGAGCGCCTGACTGCCGAACAAAAGTTGCATCCGTTGCGGGAATCCATTAACAATGCTCGCCTCAAGGAGCAGGAAGCCAGGATTACCGAGAATCAGTTTAGCGCGCAATTAAAAGAGGTTGGGGCAAACGAAGAGGAATTGATGCAAATGCTTGGGAAAATGCGGCCTTCCTCCTTGCAGGCTGATATTAACGGCCTCAACATCGAGCTCGCCGCCCTGGGTGCGGTCAATCTTGGCGCGTTGGAGGAGTTGCAATCTGCCCAGGCACGTAAAACCTATCTTGATTCCCAATCCCAGGATTTGAAAGAAGCGGTGGAGACTCTGGAAAATGCAATTCGACGGATAGATCGTGAAACCCGCGAACGTCTGCTGGAAACGGTTGATAAAGTCAACGGGCATCTGAACGAATTGTTTCCCACCATGTTCGGTGGTGGACAAGCAAAGCTGATATTGAAGGGTGAGGAGATTCTTGATTCGGGGGTACAGATCTTTGCGCAACCACCGGGTAAGAAGAACAGCTCCATTCATTTGCTGTCTGGCGGTGAAAAAGCCCTGTCAGCGCTGGCGCTGGTGTTCTCATTGTTCCAGTTGAATCCGGCTCCATTCTGTCTGCTAGATGAGGTGGATGCGCCGCTCGATGACAGCAATACCGAACGTTTCTGTAATCTTGTAAAGAAAATGTCGCGTCATACCCAGTTTGTATTTATCAGCCATAATAAGATCACGATGGAGATGGCGCAACAACTGATAGGTGTCACCATGCAGGAGCAGGGTGTCTCGCGCGTGGTTGCGGTAGAGATCGAAGAAGCCGTCAGACTGAGCGATGCAGCCATGGCGACCTGA
- a CDS encoding cell division protein ZipA C-terminal FtsZ-binding domain-containing protein, with translation MSELQISLIAIGFVVVLGVVLFNWMQQRRYRRGAEEAFARKHEDVLLKADTSVAEDERVEPQLGKELLRELQGEPEAEPQLMEIPQPDLSIISAGPDDSVTSAGSITLAGSAASHEIPVGHVDVMDTVDYIANIRAQTSIADAELAEVLQRKFDFSKPVRWLGQRNADTAWEEITIEKIGKGGFIGLKGCLQLADRAGPVSEVSLSEFHDMVQNFATRVNAVADCPNVRQAYALALSLDQFCAEVDVMIGINIISRDNSVFTGAKIQVLAEASGFKLGTNGIFSYRDENNSLLFSLNNHESSPFLPDSVRTITTHGITFLLDVPRVANGEKIFDEMTHLAEIFSDALGGMMVDDNHTPLSDSGIGKIKQQLSAIQALMQARKIPAGSEIALRLFA, from the coding sequence ATGAGCGAATTGCAGATCAGCCTGATCGCCATTGGTTTCGTGGTGGTACTTGGTGTGGTTCTCTTTAACTGGATGCAGCAGCGCCGCTACCGGCGGGGCGCGGAAGAGGCATTTGCGCGCAAACACGAGGATGTGCTGTTAAAAGCGGATACTTCTGTCGCAGAAGATGAACGCGTCGAACCGCAACTCGGTAAGGAGTTATTGCGGGAATTGCAGGGAGAGCCGGAGGCGGAACCTCAGTTGATGGAAATTCCCCAGCCGGATCTGAGCATTATCTCCGCAGGGCCCGATGACTCGGTTACATCAGCCGGTTCGATCACATTAGCCGGTTCGGCCGCATCGCATGAAATACCTGTCGGTCATGTCGATGTCATGGACACGGTTGATTATATCGCTAATATCCGTGCCCAGACATCTATCGCAGATGCGGAGTTGGCAGAGGTATTGCAGCGGAAATTCGATTTCAGCAAACCGGTGCGATGGCTGGGGCAAAGGAATGCAGATACGGCTTGGGAAGAAATTACGATAGAGAAAATCGGCAAGGGTGGCTTTATTGGCTTGAAGGGTTGCCTGCAACTTGCAGATCGTGCCGGTCCCGTGAGCGAAGTAAGTTTGTCCGAGTTCCATGACATGGTGCAAAACTTCGCGACGCGCGTGAATGCGGTCGCGGACTGTCCCAATGTCCGCCAGGCATACGCGCTGGCGCTATCGCTGGATCAATTCTGCGCGGAGGTGGATGTCATGATAGGCATCAATATTATCAGCCGGGATAATAGTGTATTTACGGGTGCCAAGATCCAGGTTTTAGCGGAAGCATCGGGTTTCAAATTGGGAACGAATGGTATATTCAGTTACCGCGATGAAAATAATTCCTTATTGTTTTCCCTCAACAATCATGAATCATCTCCATTTCTTCCCGATAGCGTGCGAACGATCACTACTCATGGCATTACTTTTCTGCTTGATGTGCCTCGCGTCGCCAACGGCGAAAAAATCTTTGACGAGATGACGCATCTTGCCGAGATTTTTTCCGATGCCTTGGGGGGTATGATGGTTGATGATAATCATACGCCCCTGAGTGATAGCGGTATCGGCAAAATCAAACAGCAGTTGAGCGCCATTCAAGCCCTCATGCAGGCTCGCAAGATTCCGGCTGGCAGCGAGATTGCGCTGAGGCTGTTTGCGTGA
- the ligA gene encoding NAD-dependent DNA ligase LigA yields the protein MNIPDRLRRQARNLRNAIELHNYNYFALDAPTIPDAEYDKLFRELQELEQRYPQLITPDSPTRRMGAAPLKEFPKIVHRTPMLSLGNAFEAAEVEAFDRRVRQTLRVESVEYAVEPKFDGLAVSLWYENGIFTTGATRGDGYIGEDVTLNLRTVKSIPLHLHGGLSSDSPPALLEVRGEVLMLKADFEKLNRQQRERNEREFINPRNAAAGSLRQLDPGITVTRRLTFFAYGIGAGTDGDVPRDKQSRVMDYLESLRFPVARERSVVNGVAALLEYHQEIGGRRECLPYDIDGTVYKVNDLAQQEQLGFVSRAPRFAVAHKFPAQEAVTEVLGINVQVGRTGTLTPVARLKPVFVGGVTVTNATLHNEDEIRRKDVMIGDSVIVRRAGDVIPEVVAVQKEKRSAHVKSFIMPDHCPVCGAKAVRLPGEAVTRCTGGLFCPAQRKQAILHFASRRAMNIDGLGDKLVEQLVDNAIIRTPADLYRLGITALAALERMAEKSAGNIINAIEKSKHTTLARFIYSLGIRNVGETTAKDLARYFGNLDRLMAADREVLQQVPDIGPVVAESIADFFAERHNLEVIEQLRAGGVQWEEGSGTQQAEAGSGVSLGKLGGKTFVLTGTLPHLSREDAKKKIEALGGKVSGSVSKKTNYIVAGADPGSKYDKAVELRIIILDEAGLLQLMEDSQTDGRSISENP from the coding sequence ATGAATATCCCGGATCGCCTCCGGCGCCAGGCCCGGAACCTGCGCAATGCCATCGAGCTGCACAACTACAATTATTTCGCGCTGGATGCACCCACCATTCCGGATGCGGAATACGATAAGCTGTTTCGTGAATTACAGGAACTTGAGCAACGCTATCCCCAGCTCATTACGCCGGATTCTCCCACCCGTCGCATGGGGGCCGCGCCGCTCAAGGAGTTTCCGAAAATTGTTCATCGCACCCCCATGCTCTCGCTCGGTAACGCATTCGAGGCGGCGGAGGTGGAGGCATTCGACCGCCGTGTGCGTCAGACTCTGCGGGTGGAAAGTGTGGAATACGCGGTGGAACCAAAATTTGATGGGCTTGCCGTTAGCCTTTGGTACGAGAATGGGATATTTACGACCGGCGCGACCCGTGGCGATGGATACATCGGCGAAGATGTTACTTTGAATTTGCGTACCGTCAAGTCTATTCCGCTGCATCTGCATGGCGGCTTGAGCAGCGATTCCCCGCCTGCCCTGCTCGAGGTGCGAGGCGAAGTGCTGATGCTGAAAGCGGATTTCGAGAAACTTAACCGGCAACAGCGTGAAAGAAATGAACGAGAATTCATCAATCCTCGCAATGCTGCGGCCGGTTCGCTGCGGCAACTCGATCCCGGTATTACCGTTACTCGCAGGCTTACTTTCTTTGCGTACGGCATTGGCGCGGGTACGGATGGAGATGTGCCGCGTGATAAACAAAGCCGCGTAATGGACTATCTTGAGTCGCTGCGTTTCCCGGTGGCGCGTGAGCGTAGCGTGGTGAATGGTGTGGCGGCATTGCTGGAATATCACCAGGAGATAGGAGGAAGGCGTGAATGCCTGCCTTACGACATAGATGGCACAGTATATAAAGTAAATGATCTGGCGCAGCAGGAACAGCTCGGATTTGTTTCCCGGGCTCCCCGATTCGCCGTGGCGCACAAATTTCCGGCACAGGAAGCAGTAACCGAAGTGCTGGGAATCAATGTGCAAGTGGGCAGAACCGGCACGTTGACCCCGGTCGCGCGATTGAAGCCGGTATTTGTGGGGGGTGTCACCGTAACTAACGCGACACTGCACAATGAGGATGAAATCAGGCGAAAGGATGTGATGATCGGCGATAGCGTGATTGTGCGGCGGGCGGGTGACGTGATTCCCGAAGTGGTGGCGGTGCAGAAGGAGAAACGATCGGCCCATGTCAAGTCCTTTATCATGCCCGATCACTGTCCTGTTTGCGGTGCGAAAGCAGTGCGCTTGCCTGGGGAAGCAGTGACGCGCTGTACCGGTGGTCTGTTTTGTCCGGCACAACGAAAGCAGGCGATTCTGCATTTTGCATCGCGCCGGGCCATGAATATCGATGGCCTGGGAGACAAGCTCGTAGAGCAACTGGTGGATAATGCCATTATCAGAACCCCCGCGGATCTATATAGACTGGGCATTACCGCGCTTGCGGCCCTGGAGCGTATGGCGGAAAAATCGGCGGGCAACATAATAAACGCTATCGAGAAAAGCAAGCACACCACGCTGGCCAGGTTCATTTATTCACTGGGTATCCGCAACGTTGGTGAGACTACCGCCAAAGACCTTGCCCGGTATTTTGGAAATCTCGATCGATTGATGGCGGCGGATAGGGAAGTCTTGCAGCAAGTCCCGGATATCGGCCCGGTGGTGGCCGAGAGCATTGCCGATTTTTTTGCCGAGCGGCACAATCTCGAAGTCATCGAGCAATTGCGTGCCGGGGGCGTACAGTGGGAAGAAGGCTCGGGCACGCAGCAGGCGGAGGCCGGCTCCGGTGTCAGCCTTGGCAAGCTCGGAGGCAAAACTTTCGTATTGACCGGAACCCTGCCTCATCTTTCCCGGGAAGATGCCAAGAAAAAGATCGAGGCTCTGGGGGGGAAGGTCTCGGGGAGCGTTTCGAAAAAAACCAACTATATAGTGGCCGGTGCCGATCCTGGCAGCAAATATGATAAGGCGGTCGAGCTGCGGATAATCATTCTCGATGAGGCGGGGCTGTTACAATTAATGGAGGATTCACAGACTGATGGACGTTCAATTTCCGAAAATCCTTAA
- the galU gene encoding UTP--glucose-1-phosphate uridylyltransferase GalU has translation MPKITKAVFPVAGMGTRFLPATKASPKEMMPIVDKPLIQYAVEEAIAAGITEMIFITGRNKRAIEDHFDKAYEMETELEARGRHETLRVLRSILPKNISCIYIRQSEALGLGHAVLCARPAVGNEPFAVLLADDLLAGDEPIMQQMAGVYEQNGCSILAVQNVEPADTVNYGIVKCGPGMNRLHPITGIVEKPQPEKAPSTLGVVGRYILTPKIFSHLERIEPGAGGEIQLTDGIASLLQEERALAYEFSGIRYDCGTKIGYLKATIALGLAHPEVGREFAEYLDTYGHRNPSA, from the coding sequence ATGCCAAAAATAACCAAGGCCGTTTTCCCTGTAGCGGGTATGGGTACCCGTTTTCTGCCAGCCACCAAGGCCAGTCCCAAGGAAATGATGCCTATCGTGGATAAACCGCTGATTCAGTACGCGGTGGAGGAGGCCATTGCGGCGGGTATTACAGAAATGATTTTCATTACGGGACGTAACAAGCGCGCAATCGAAGATCACTTCGATAAGGCTTACGAAATGGAAACGGAACTGGAAGCACGGGGCAGGCACGAGACGCTGAGGGTACTCCGGAGCATTCTCCCGAAGAATATTTCCTGTATCTATATCCGGCAGTCGGAAGCCCTGGGTTTGGGTCATGCGGTATTATGCGCGCGTCCCGCGGTGGGTAACGAGCCATTCGCGGTGCTACTGGCGGACGACTTGCTGGCCGGTGATGAACCAATCATGCAGCAGATGGCCGGCGTATATGAACAAAATGGCTGTTCGATACTGGCTGTACAAAATGTCGAACCGGCCGACACGGTGAATTACGGTATTGTGAAATGCGGGCCGGGAATGAATCGACTTCATCCTATTACAGGTATTGTGGAAAAACCTCAGCCTGAGAAAGCACCCTCGACCCTGGGCGTGGTGGGTCGTTATATTCTTACGCCAAAAATTTTTAGTCATCTGGAACGAATTGAACCGGGCGCGGGTGGAGAAATTCAGTTGACTGACGGCATAGCATCGCTGTTACAGGAAGAACGGGCGCTGGCTTACGAATTCTCCGGAATCCGTTACGATTGCGGAACCAAGATAGGCTATCTCAAGGCGACTATTGCGCTGGGGCTTGCGCATCCTGAAGTAGGCAGGGAGTTTGCGGAATATCTGGATACGTACGGCCACCGGAACCCTTCTGCCTGA
- a CDS encoding hypoxanthine-guanine phosphoribosyltransferase — protein MLSSTEATRILGVAEQIYSAADVSRTVRRMAADISLELSGKYPLVLSVMGGAVVFTGQLLPLLEFPLTFDYLHVSRYDNEIQGGKINWKVPPHENVRDRVVLVLDDVLDEGITLAAIRDWIMSHDAAAFYSAVFAEKDLDRPKPIRADFVGVVLPNRYAFGFGMDIHGAWRNLPAIYALKDGT, from the coding sequence ATATTATCTTCTACAGAAGCAACGAGAATACTCGGCGTGGCGGAGCAGATATATTCCGCTGCCGACGTATCACGGACTGTCAGGCGCATGGCGGCGGATATTAGTTTGGAGCTGTCGGGCAAGTATCCATTGGTATTAAGTGTAATGGGCGGGGCGGTGGTATTTACCGGACAACTGCTGCCGCTCCTGGAATTTCCGCTTACCTTCGATTATCTGCACGTCAGTCGCTATGATAATGAAATCCAGGGTGGCAAGATCAACTGGAAGGTGCCCCCCCATGAAAACGTGCGGGACAGGGTGGTCCTGGTTCTGGATGACGTTCTCGACGAAGGGATTACTCTTGCGGCGATCCGCGACTGGATCATGAGCCATGATGCTGCAGCATTTTACAGTGCAGTTTTTGCGGAAAAGGATCTCGACAGGCCCAAACCGATCAGGGCAGATTTTGTGGGTGTTGTATTGCCAAATCGCTACGCGTTTGGCTTTGGAATGGATATACATGGTGCATGGCGAAATTTGCCGGCGATTTATGCGTTGAAAGATGGAACCTGA
- a CDS encoding S-methyl-5'-thioinosine phosphorylase, producing the protein MLAIIGGTGMAQLACLEISHRQIMRTPYGEPSGPLTFGKINNHEVVFLARHGYGHTIPPHAVNYRANLWALRSLSLSRVISVASVGGIRADFTPGMAAIPDQIIDYTHSRKYTYYDGTDRPITHIDFTEPYCPITRERLLEAAKRANEKVIDGGVYGATQGPRLETAAEINRLERDGVDMVGMTGMPEAALAKELGLCYATIAVVANYAAGRATSAHAIRLEDAHAVLEKAMVGVRNILEWVVELDVD; encoded by the coding sequence ATGCTTGCAATCATCGGTGGCACCGGTATGGCCCAACTCGCCTGTCTTGAAATATCACATCGACAGATTATGAGAACTCCCTATGGTGAACCATCCGGTCCGCTGACTTTTGGTAAAATCAATAATCACGAGGTGGTATTTCTCGCGCGCCATGGCTATGGCCACACCATTCCTCCCCATGCGGTGAATTACCGCGCCAATCTGTGGGCGTTGCGGTCGTTGAGCCTTTCGCGAGTGATATCCGTGGCATCGGTGGGCGGGATTCGCGCTGATTTTACGCCGGGCATGGCCGCCATTCCTGATCAGATAATTGATTACACCCATAGCCGCAAGTATACTTATTACGATGGCACAGACAGGCCAATTACCCATATTGATTTTACCGAACCTTATTGCCCGATTACGCGGGAACGCCTGCTGGAAGCCGCAAAACGGGCAAACGAAAAAGTTATCGACGGCGGTGTCTATGGCGCCACCCAGGGGCCACGTCTGGAAACCGCGGCGGAAATCAACAGGTTGGAGCGGGACGGTGTCGACATGGTGGGTATGACCGGCATGCCGGAAGCCGCATTGGCAAAAGAATTAGGCCTCTGCTACGCGACTATCGCAGTCGTGGCAAACTATGCCGCAGGTCGTGCAACGAGTGCTCATGCCATCCGTCTGGAAGATGCTCATGCTGTTCTGGAAAAAGCAATGGTGGGTGTCAGAAATATTCTCGAATGGGTGGTAGAACTCGATGTCGATTAA
- the def gene encoding peptide deformylase, translating to MSIKPVLRMGDPRLLEVARKVKKFGTPELNDLIQDMHDTMEALNGAGLAAPQIGISLQVVIFGVRRNPRYPDAEEVPYTVLINPEVAPLTQEMEQDWEGCLSVPGMRGMVPRFARVRYQGMDQYGGSIKRDVDGFHARVVQHECDHLEGILYPMRIRDFRTFGFTDVLFPDQAPMDE from the coding sequence ATGTCGATTAAACCAGTATTGAGAATGGGTGATCCTCGCCTGCTGGAAGTGGCCCGCAAAGTGAAGAAATTCGGCACCCCTGAACTCAACGACCTGATTCAGGATATGCACGATACGATGGAAGCGCTGAATGGTGCGGGGCTGGCCGCGCCGCAGATTGGAATCAGTCTTCAAGTCGTAATCTTCGGCGTGAGGCGCAATCCACGCTATCCCGATGCGGAAGAGGTGCCCTATACTGTGCTGATAAATCCCGAAGTGGCGCCCCTCACGCAAGAAATGGAACAGGATTGGGAAGGTTGCCTGAGTGTTCCTGGTATGCGTGGCATGGTGCCACGCTTTGCCAGAGTTCGCTATCAGGGCATGGATCAGTACGGCGGATCCATCAAGCGCGATGTCGACGGATTTCATGCCCGTGTCGTGCAACATGAATGCGACCACCTGGAGGGCATTCTCTATCCCATGCGAATCAGAGATTTTCGTACGTTCGGCTTTACCGACGTTTTGTTTCCGGATCAAGCGCCGATGGACGAGTAG
- a CDS encoding shikimate kinase has translation MNSTYATLASEKTTDDANEASGNIFLVGMMGAGKTTIGKLLAHFLDKTFYDSDREIQKRTGVSIPVIFEIEGETGFRKRETEMLTQLLKSENIVLATGGGAVLNVKNREMLKRGGTVIYLRATVDDLWRRTRQDKNRPLLQTSDPRRKLAELYAQRDPLYRETAHIIVESGKRSARHLAQLLAQQLACSDLVMDKKTG, from the coding sequence ATGAATTCCACTTATGCAACCCTGGCGTCAGAAAAAACCACGGATGACGCAAATGAAGCAAGCGGCAACATCTTCCTGGTGGGTATGATGGGCGCGGGGAAAACCACCATCGGAAAATTGTTGGCTCACTTTCTGGACAAAACCTTTTATGATTCGGATCGTGAGATCCAGAAACGCACCGGGGTCAGCATCCCGGTAATTTTTGAAATTGAAGGAGAAACGGGTTTTCGCAAGCGCGAAACGGAGATGTTAACGCAACTGCTGAAAAGCGAGAATATCGTGCTTGCCACAGGTGGTGGCGCAGTGCTAAATGTTAAAAATCGTGAAATGTTGAAGCGCGGCGGCACGGTAATCTATTTGAGGGCAACGGTGGATGACTTGTGGCGCCGCACCCGGCAGGACAAGAACCGGCCATTGCTTCAAACGTCGGATCCTCGCAGGAAGCTGGCTGAACTTTATGCTCAGCGTGACCCGCTTTACCGGGAGACAGCCCATATCATTGTCGAGAGCGGAAAACGAAGCGCCCGTCATCTGGCCCAATTGTTGGCACAACAACTGGCCTGTTCTGATTTGGTAATGGATAAAAAAACAGGTTAG
- a CDS encoding phage holin family protein, translated as MFETIKKARHLAAIALERVDDYLELLRISLEIQGHSLKKRIISFVIVVLFAVLGLIFFGLAIIVTCWDTPYRTAAAWGVAACYALIAFVAYIGSQDKTRPASTFDALRDELRQDAKLMKDVV; from the coding sequence ATGTTTGAGACCATAAAAAAAGCCAGGCACCTTGCCGCCATTGCGCTGGAGCGCGTCGACGATTATCTTGAATTGTTAAGAATATCCTTGGAAATTCAAGGGCATAGTTTAAAAAAACGGATAATCAGTTTTGTGATAGTAGTGCTTTTCGCTGTCCTAGGCCTGATTTTTTTCGGTCTGGCCATCATCGTTACCTGTTGGGATACACCTTATCGGACGGCCGCTGCATGGGGAGTAGCGGCTTGTTATGCCTTGATCGCTTTCGTGGCTTATATCGGGAGTCAGGATAAGACACGCCCTGCTTCCACTTTTGATGCCCTGCGGGATGAATTACGGCAGGATGCGAAGCTGATGAAGGATGTAGTATGA